Genomic segment of Synechococcus sp. A18-25c:
CCCTGGTAGGTCGTAGGTGCTGGAATAATAATAGACCTGTAAGTGTGTAAGTTTTTAAAGCTGGAGCTTTTGAACTTACACACTCAAACCCCGACAGCCGCAGAGGACTTTTATTGCTTCGATCACCATCAAAAGTCAACAAACCAACCTCCAATAGCTGGCACCATTAGCCCCACATAGCAGGCTTTTTTATTGAAATCAGATACGTTTTCCAACCGTTGCTATAACGAGGCAGTAACTCCACTCCCTCTCATGTCAAAAGAACAATCTAATCAGCAGAAATCAAAGTCAGACCTAATACAGCCAGAGCAGCTCAAGGAAGAGTTGAGTAAGGAGGACCTAGAGGGAATATCTGGAGGAGTTTCTGGAGAGGTCGCAGGCGACCTGGCGCGTCCACGAGGAACCTATACCCCCTGAGGCATAACGAGCCTTTAATAAACTTTTGGAAAGGTATTTGTCACCATAGGAGAGAAGGAAAGTAAAAACGAAGATATTTCCGAAGAGGAACTGGAAAGTACCACTGGTGGTCTCCGCCATAGGGATAGAGAAATCCCTGAAAGGACTCGGCAAAGGAATAGAGAGGTGCAAGGAAGGTTTCGGGTATGAATGAGAGAGATTCCAGGTGATGAAAAAGAAGTGTTCGGTGCTATGGTTTCACTAATCCTCACAGCACCACCAATGTCAGAAGAGAAGGAAAGTATCATTAAAAACACTTCTGATGAGGAATTAGAAAGCGTCAGCGGTGGAACTGAGGAGACATTCAGAAGTCGTCGCATCAGAGAAATAAAGGATAGGGAACCAAGACAAAGAATTTTGAGGAGGAGGTAGAGATGATGGAAGAGATCAAGAACACCAAGGACGACATTTTTGATGAAGAACTGGAAAACTCGACTGGCGGAAGCGGCGAGACAGATCGAGAGCGCCGTATCAGAGAACTTGCGAAGTGCAATCGACCGATCCTTCCGAGGAGATTAAGAACTGACCGATCGATGCCGCCATTGCCGGGAGAATGAGAACTGATTGAAGCCTCTAAGATCACCTAAGACGACGAACCAGAGCAGCTCAAGGAAGAGTTGACTGAAGAGGTGTTAGACAATGTTGATTTGTATCTGGTATTAGGGATGGTGGTGGTGAGTATGGTGCGACAGAAGGGGGTCCAAAGTGCCCAAGTGTTCAGGGGCGTTGCCTTGGCATGCGAAATAAGGCGCGAGTGGCTGTTTGGTGGCTCATCCCTCACCGTTTGAGTCGTTGAAGCCGATCGTGACTATCAAAAGGCTGTAGCTCCACGCCCTCTCATGTCAGAAGAGCAACTGAAAGCATTCTGGGAGGCCATTCAGTCAGACCCAACACTTCAACAAAAACTTCAAGGCGTCACCGATCCCAACACCATTGTGGACATTGCCAAGGAGGCAGGCTTCACAATGTCTGCAGAAGAGATAGAGAAAGCCCAAGAAGAGATTTCGGATGAAGAGCTGAACTCATCAGCTGGAGGGCGCTCTGGGGTGGGGTGCGCCTGTACGTGAGCACCAAATACAGGGTGACCATTCTCCGCGCCAAGGGTTGGGCACCGAGTTCTCAGTCAGCCCAGGGTGAAGTGATATTGAATGAATTCTCGACTGCTGTCGCCCGCTAGGTCGCTGAACAGGGGTGATATTCAGGCGATGAGAGGGCTTGGCATTGTGTCAGAGAGTGCTCCCGAAGCACCTGCTCTACCCAGCAGTTCCACACTCCAGCTTTGATCTTGTAGAGCTTCATGAGCTAGCGCGTAGTTGAGTTGGCTTTGAATGCCTAGTCTGGGACGAAAGGGTCGCTCTCGATGGATTGGACGCCTGGTGCAGTTGCAGCTCTACGTGAGTGTCACGACCTCCCCTTCATCAGGGCAGATTCAAACGGATTAGTCGTTGAATTCAATCATCGTTTTAAGGTGATTTATGGATGGGATGATGCGCTGATCGGTCAAACCATTGGATTAATCTTACCTCAGCAGTTCAGAGAGCTGCATCACGCTGGATTTGCGCGTTTCAAACTGACTGA
This window contains:
- a CDS encoding Nif11-like leader peptide family natural product precursor, yielding MSEEQLKAFWEAIQSDPTLQQKLQGVTDPNTIVDIAKEAGFTMSAEEIEKAQEEISDEELNSSAGGRSGVGCACT
- a CDS encoding PAS domain S-box protein encodes the protein MDWTPGAVAALRECHDLPFIRADSNGLVVEFNHRFKVIYGWDDALIGQTIGLILPQQFRELHHAGFARFKLTETSEVVNHPLELATICANGSVIKSEHFIVAEKDDQDGWSFAATLRPLEGPYGC